A window of the Lactuca sativa cultivar Salinas chromosome 7, Lsat_Salinas_v11, whole genome shotgun sequence genome harbors these coding sequences:
- the LOC111883815 gene encoding UDP-glycosyltransferase 83A1 has protein sequence MDSRDKSQFPARQAASNYKQRKNQAYEVTVVNIAVTYKQVTSNALENDCYSDLLRSVSIPDGLEPWEDRTEICKLTLSILQTMPGKLEELIVTINKEDNNKMSCIIADDCMGWAIKVAKKMGISRAAVWPATFPMLTSMLSCQKLIDGGIINNNGIPLIQHMIKLSETMPLIKPTNLWWTRFEDLPTSEAFFEVVKEAAEASRLTEWHLCRSTTELEPGALC, from the exons ATGGACAGTAGAGACAAATCCCAATTTCCTGCACGCCAAGCAGCTTCAAACTACAAACAGAGAAAAAATCAAGCATATGAAGTTACAGTTGTAAACATAGCGGTCACTTACAAGCAAGTAACAAGCAATGCGTTAGAAAATGATTGTTATAGTGATCTATTGCGGTCGGTTTCAATCCCTGATGGGCTAGAACCATGGGAGGACAGGACTGAAATTTGTAAATTGACCCTATCAATATTACAAACTATGCCTGGCAAACTGGAAGAACTTATAGTGACAATTAACAAAGAAGACAACAATAAAATGTCATGTATTATTGCTGATGATTGCATGGGATGGGCCATAAAAGTCGCAAAGAAGATGGGAATTAGCAGAGCAGCCGTCTGGCCAGCCACATTTCCTATGCTAACTTCCATGTTGAGCTGTCAGAAATTGATTGATGGTGGAATCATTAACAACAATG GCATACCTCTAATTCAGCATATGATTAAGCTATCAGAAACGATGCCACTTATAAAACCAACCAACCTCTGGTGGACGCGCTTTGAGGACTTGCCCACTTCAGAAGCTTTCTTTGAAGTTGTAAAAGAAGCAGCTGAAGCTTCCAGATTGACGGAGTGGCATTTATGCAGATCAACTACTGAGCTGGAGCCTGGAGCACTTTGCtag